The nucleotide window GCGCTAACAACCTGGCGAAACCTTATGATAAAACTTTAGATATTATTAAAATCACCCATCCCGGCAACGGCAAAAGCGAAGTGTTATTCACAACAGGCTGTCATCCGGTGTTCAATAACTCTGAAGCTAATTCAACTTTTACATTAAATGCAAATTACCCGGGCGTAGCAAAAAGGCTTATCCAGGAAAAAACCGGCTATAAGGCAATCTTTGTGCAGGGTTGTGGCGGCGATATCAATCCACGCGTATTAGACTATGAGAGCACCGGGAAAGAATTGGCTGATGATGTATTAAACAGGTTAAATAGTGATATGAAAAAAGTATCCGGTGATATATCTTACTCGCTCGATGAGATACAGATCCCTGTTAAACCCTGGAGCCTTAAAAAAGTACAGGATTTTAAAGCTGAAAATGCGGCGGCTGTGATTGAAGAAAAAAAGAATACGCCACCCTATTCTGCCGAGGGGCAGTTTGTATTAACCCAGCTATTGGAACGCGAAAAGAATGTTCGTTGGGCAAATATTATGCTGGATAACTACAAAAAAGGCACAGTGGCTAAAACGATGCCTTTATACGTCCAGATTATCAATATAGGGCCGTGGAAATTGGTAGGCCTTTCCAGGGAAGTTACTACAGAATATGCGGAAGCCATTCGCGCCCTATGGCCGGATCAATTGGTTTCCGTAGCCGGATATTGTAATGACGTGCCCAGTTACTTACCACGGGACTGGCATATCCACGACAGCACATACGAGGGTTACGACTCATTTTTTTGGTATGGCCAGTCGGCCGTGCCACCGGCCAATGTGCGCGATATTGTACTTAACGGAATTAAAAAACTGCACCGCTAAACACATATATCATGAACGATGGAAACTATAGCGCTCCTAATATAAACCGGTCGATGATCATCATCGGGGCTTTATTTTTTATATTTGGTTTCGTTACCTGGCTTAGTTCGGTATTAATACCTTATTTAAAAATTGCCTGTCAGCTTAACAACTTCAAAGCTTATCTGGTAGTTTTTTCATTTTATATTTCTTATTTAATTATGGCCATCCCATCGGCCTGGGTGCTTAAAATGACCGGGTTTAAAAATGGAATGGCTATTGGCCTGGTATTAATGGCCGTTGGGTCGATGGTTTTTATACCGGCTGCTATATACCGGACATATGGCTTTTTCCTTACGGGATTATTTATACAGGGATCGGGCCTTGCTATTTTACAAACCGCCGCAAACCCTTACGTTGCTATTTTGGGCCCCCGTGAAAGCGCAGCAAAAAGGATCAGTTTTATGGGCATTTGCAATGGGGTGGCTGGGGCTATGGCCCCTATTATTTTAGGTTCTGTGATCCTGGCCGATTCGGATGGATTGCAGGGGCGTATTAACGCCATGCCCACCCTTAAAAAATTAGCCGCGCTGGATACCCTGGCACAACGCGTTATTATGCCATATATAATTATCAGCATTGTTTTAATGATCCTTTCTGTTGTGATCTACTTTTCCGGCTTGCCCGAAGTTGAAGCTGAG belongs to Mucilaginibacter boryungensis and includes:
- a CDS encoding sugar MFS transporter, with the translated sequence MNDGNYSAPNINRSMIIIGALFFIFGFVTWLSSVLIPYLKIACQLNNFKAYLVVFSFYISYLIMAIPSAWVLKMTGFKNGMAIGLVLMAVGSMVFIPAAIYRTYGFFLTGLFIQGSGLAILQTAANPYVAILGPRESAAKRISFMGICNGVAGAMAPIILGSVILADSDGLQGRINAMPTLKKLAALDTLAQRVIMPYIIISIVLMILSVVIYFSGLPEVEAEEDEATGSANAHKTSIFQFPHLIVGVFTLFLYVGVEVIAGDSIVNYGASQGIALSTAKFFTACTLSGMLVGYIVGIICIPKYFTQENALKVSAILGIIFSVAALCTSGYISIMFIAFLGLANSLMWPSIWPLAITDLGRFTKLGSSLLIMAIGGGAVLPLLYGRLADKFTPHYAYCIVVPCYFVILYYAVYGHKLRTGGAIKI